The Myxococcaceae bacterium JPH2 genome has a window encoding:
- a CDS encoding NADP-dependent oxidoreductase codes for MGVITSRRIVLARHIPGLPEPEQFRLESDAVPEPGDGELRVRTLFSSLDPGTLARLGGVDSYAPALKPGEVIPSAAVGEVLESRHPRYAAGDRVVGAWGWREHAVVGTRGLRKVEAGVEPVSAELGVLGIPGMTAHFSILELGRPNAGDTVLVSSAAGAVGSLAGQLAKRLGARVVGIAGGAAKCRWLVDTLGFDVAVDHRAEVDLEAALQRACSAGASVFLDNVGGAVLDAGLACMAMRGRVVVSGLVADYGVPPRERVGLKNTTHLITRRLRMEGFVVLDHAERFAAARAELSGWLRDGSLRYREHVVEGLDAAPAGFAGLFRGENFGRALVRVAT; via the coding sequence ATGGGTGTCATCACCAGTCGTCGGATCGTCCTGGCTCGGCACATTCCCGGGCTGCCGGAGCCGGAGCAGTTCCGCCTCGAGTCAGACGCGGTGCCGGAGCCCGGGGACGGTGAGCTGCGCGTGCGCACGCTGTTCTCTTCGTTGGATCCCGGCACGCTCGCGCGGCTGGGCGGCGTGGACTCCTACGCTCCCGCGCTGAAGCCCGGCGAGGTCATCCCCAGCGCGGCGGTGGGCGAGGTGCTGGAGTCACGGCATCCGCGCTACGCGGCGGGCGACCGAGTGGTGGGCGCGTGGGGGTGGCGCGAGCACGCGGTGGTGGGGACTCGCGGGCTGCGCAAGGTGGAGGCGGGCGTGGAGCCGGTGTCCGCGGAGCTGGGCGTGTTGGGCATCCCCGGGATGACGGCGCACTTCAGCATCCTGGAGCTGGGTCGTCCGAACGCAGGCGACACGGTGCTGGTGTCCTCGGCGGCGGGCGCGGTGGGCTCCCTCGCGGGGCAGCTCGCGAAGCGGCTGGGCGCGCGCGTGGTGGGCATCGCGGGCGGCGCCGCCAAGTGCCGCTGGCTGGTGGACACGCTGGGCTTCGACGTGGCCGTGGATCATCGCGCGGAGGTGGACCTGGAGGCCGCGCTTCAGCGGGCCTGCTCCGCGGGGGCCAGCGTCTTCCTCGACAACGTGGGCGGCGCGGTGCTCGACGCGGGCCTTGCGTGCATGGCGATGCGGGGCCGCGTCGTGGTGTCCGGGCTCGTGGCGGACTACGGCGTGCCACCGCGCGAGCGCGTGGGCCTCAAGAACACGACGCATCTCATCACCCGCCGCTTGCGGATGGAGGGCTTCGTGGTGCTGGACCACGCGGAGCGCTTCGCCGCGGCGCGCGCCGAACTCTCGGGCTGGTTGCGGGATGGGAGCTTGCGATACCGCGAGCACGTGGTGGAGGGACTGGACGCCGCGCCCGCGGGCTTCGCGGGCCTGTTCCGAGGCGAGAACTTCGGGCGCGCGCTCGTGCGCGTGGCGACCTAG